The proteins below come from a single Fusobacterium nucleatum genomic window:
- a CDS encoding UvrD-helicase domain-containing protein: protein MNKIKNLVLKASAGTGKTYRLSLEYIIALSKKGDIEPIDYKNILVMTFTRKATAEIKESILNKLSEFMEIYEISKNSELSVIEAISDNKLIDNKKRNNYLNFIESIKNIEPNLVIDNNFLENLSKVNKEIIKNKEKLKVYTIDAFFNIIFKNIVTNLMKIKSYTMLDEEDSFSYYKKVLENIFSNEKLFNDFKNFFTENSEKNIDNYISIIQRLISSRWKYILSLNDNPSLAKKEKFNITKSSIEILREIFSYIENDCKKDLDDVLKTDYKKYIGKTKETQKEFLFKDFKLLFKNGTAGLVYNGNKLKKASDAEHKEYINARHEELREILSKEIFNEVLIPYEEKIFELSSEIYNLYDSFKIRDKKFTFSDIAIYTYMAMFNKNNALRDENGLTDIFFETLDMNIEAIFIDEFQDTSILQWKILYEFTKKAKTVICVGDEKQSIYGWRDGEKRLFENLETILEAKEDSLGKSYRSDRNIVSYCNQFFKAIEKIEDWKFPTSEVNSKNDGYVKAICIKDLQDKIEDEEQKKELNINTVLLQELKKFYPYDNVAIIARTNAELLEIANLLEDEKIPYILNNEKNISEYSGIFECFELLKYLVYENELALFNFISSPLSNFGTDEIEILLKNKKELFSYINFSQDNNFIASLDKKIIRFLEKIVFLKKNYKNFTVQDLIFEIIKKFQFIDYFNKDNEVKNIYDFYLLTNYYSSILELLNDYKENKLILSDTNSEKKGVELVTIHKSKGLEFKTTFVIKNGKKSKTDDIDFLFEMNDHYDETVFSLFCKKGYKSILETCFKERIENYDKKIKEEEINNFYVALTRPKNNLIVIYEDRLFEESSLNESNIDDFFACELGKISLDEKKSKTEDIIEENLKNDLYNSQSYFSSSIYENEEEIKNIEVNESKFLLETEEKRMIGILVHYFFENLKYGTDEEVEFSKTLCYKKYLSYFGEEKLNKIFSKENIEMFLTKDKEIFSKKWDYIYSEYILYDYEEKKEYRIDRLMIKDNGNGTGEIYIVDFKTGGKNQNQLDTYRDVLKKNFEELQNYNIKTKFLEFNI from the coding sequence ATGAATAAAATAAAAAATTTAGTTCTAAAAGCTAGTGCAGGAACAGGTAAAACTTATAGACTTTCACTTGAATATATAATTGCCTTATCTAAAAAGGGAGATATAGAGCCAATAGATTATAAAAATATCTTGGTTATGACTTTTACAAGAAAGGCAACTGCTGAAATAAAAGAGAGTATATTAAATAAACTTTCTGAATTTATGGAAATATATGAGATAAGTAAAAATTCTGAGCTTTCTGTAATAGAAGCTATTTCTGATAATAAATTGATAGATAATAAAAAAAGAAATAATTATCTTAATTTTATTGAAAGTATTAAAAATATAGAGCCAAATTTAGTTATAGATAATAATTTTCTGGAAAATCTATCAAAAGTTAATAAAGAAATTATCAAGAATAAAGAAAAATTAAAAGTCTATACAATAGATGCCTTTTTCAATATTATATTTAAAAATATTGTTACAAATTTAATGAAAATAAAATCATATACTATGTTAGATGAAGAAGATAGTTTCAGTTACTATAAAAAAGTATTGGAGAATATTTTTAGTAATGAAAAATTATTTAATGATTTTAAAAATTTCTTTACTGAAAATTCTGAAAAAAATATAGATAACTATATTTCAATAATTCAAAGATTAATTTCTTCAAGATGGAAATATATTTTATCTTTAAATGATAATCCTAGTCTTGCTAAAAAAGAAAAATTTAATATTACTAAATCAAGTATAGAAATTTTAAGAGAAATTTTTTCATATATTGAAAATGATTGTAAAAAAGATTTAGATGATGTCTTGAAAACTGATTATAAAAAATATATTGGAAAAACTAAGGAAACTCAAAAAGAATTTTTATTTAAAGATTTTAAATTATTATTTAAGAATGGAACAGCTGGGCTTGTCTACAATGGAAATAAGTTAAAAAAAGCTAGTGATGCAGAACATAAAGAATATATAAATGCAAGGCATGAAGAATTAAGAGAAATTCTATCAAAGGAGATATTTAATGAAGTTTTAATTCCTTATGAAGAAAAGATATTTGAGTTGAGTTCAGAAATATATAATCTCTACGATAGTTTTAAAATTAGAGATAAAAAATTTACTTTTAGCGATATTGCAATCTATACTTATATGGCTATGTTCAATAAAAATAATGCTTTAAGAGATGAAAATGGACTGACAGATATCTTTTTTGAAACATTGGATATGAATATTGAAGCTATTTTTATTGATGAATTCCAAGATACAAGTATACTACAATGGAAAATATTATATGAATTTACTAAAAAAGCTAAAACTGTAATCTGTGTTGGAGATGAAAAACAAAGTATCTATGGTTGGAGAGATGGAGAAAAAAGACTATTTGAAAATCTTGAAACAATTTTAGAAGCTAAGGAAGATAGTTTAGGTAAATCATATAGAAGTGATAGAAATATTGTTTCTTATTGTAACCAGTTTTTTAAAGCTATTGAAAAAATAGAAGATTGGAAATTCCCTACAAGTGAAGTCAATTCAAAAAATGATGGTTATGTAAAAGCTATCTGTATAAAAGATTTACAAGATAAAATAGAAGATGAAGAGCAAAAGAAAGAACTTAATATCAATACTGTACTATTACAAGAATTGAAAAAATTTTATCCTTATGATAATGTTGCAATAATAGCAAGAACTAATGCTGAACTTTTAGAAATTGCTAATCTTTTAGAAGATGAAAAAATCCCTTATATTCTAAATAATGAAAAGAATATTTCAGAATATTCTGGTATTTTTGAATGTTTTGAATTGTTAAAATATTTAGTTTATGAAAACGAATTAGCACTATTTAATTTTATTTCTTCTCCTTTAAGTAATTTTGGAACTGATGAAATTGAAATTTTATTAAAAAACAAAAAAGAATTATTTTCATATATAAATTTTTCACAAGATAATAATTTTATAGCTTCTTTAGATAAAAAAATTATAAGATTTTTAGAAAAAATTGTATTTTTAAAAAAGAATTACAAAAATTTTACTGTACAAGATTTAATTTTTGAAATTATAAAAAAATTTCAATTTATAGATTATTTCAATAAAGATAATGAAGTAAAAAATATTTATGATTTTTATTTATTAACAAATTATTATTCTTCAATTTTAGAATTATTAAATGATTATAAGGAAAATAAACTAATTCTTTCAGATACAAACTCTGAAAAAAAGGGTGTTGAATTAGTAACTATACATAAATCAAAAGGTTTAGAATTTAAAACAACTTTTGTTATAAAAAATGGTAAAAAATCTAAAACTGATGATATAGATTTCTTATTTGAAATGAATGACCATTATGATGAAACAGTATTTTCATTATTTTGTAAAAAAGGTTATAAGAGCATTTTAGAAACTTGTTTTAAAGAAAGAATAGAAAATTATGATAAAAAAATAAAAGAAGAAGAAATTAATAATTTTTATGTTGCTTTAACAAGACCTAAAAATAATCTTATAGTTATATATGAAGATAGACTTTTTGAAGAGAGCTCTTTAAATGAAAGTAATATTGACGATTTTTTTGCTTGTGAATTAGGTAAAATTTCTTTGGATGAAAAAAAATCAAAAACTGAAGATATTATAGAAGAAAATTTAAAAAATGATTTATACAATTCTCAATCTTATTTTTCATCTTCAATTTATGAAAATGAGGAAGAAATTAAAAATATTGAAGTTAATGAGAGTAAATTTTTACTTGAAACAGAAGAAAAAAGGATGATAGGAATTTTAGTCCACTATTTCTTTGAAAATCTAAAATATGGAACTGATGAAGAAGTAGAATTTTCTAAAACTCTATGCTATAAAAAATATCTTTCATATTTTGGAGAAGAAAAATTAAATAAAATCTTCTCAAAAGAAAATATTGAAATGTTTCTAACTAAGGATAAAGAAATTTTCTCTAAAAAATGGGACTATATTTACTCTGAATATATTTTATATGACTATGAAGAAAAGAAAGAATATAGAATAGACAGACTTATGATAAAAGATAATGGGAATGGAACAGGTGAAATTTATATAGTTGATTTCAAAACTGGTGGAAAAAATCAAAATCAATTAGATACATATAGAGATGTATTAAAGAAAAATTTTGAAGAATTACAAAATTATAATATAAAAACTAAATTTTTAGAATTTAATATTTAA
- a CDS encoding DUF4253 domain-containing protein, producing MSNIEEFKKLYNFEFEKIKAKDYKEIEKKYLTSYKEGKEKGFTPVFLVLDDVLLEKFEIDMEDEDTDNIMDIVKSNLEKYKNINAVEFLKKFQEENTEDVKENIDDYFTEKNYKFDNREKYNLELSTLFDFDRNFKDNVILVKVPTKNPYEVLGYFGMGGYNDCPLPAEQIVVAKYWYEKYGAVPAGITYDEIEFYVEKPVQTLEEAKKLAVEQYAFCYDIVDQCCGTFEKLVDGLYKNIQWYFWWD from the coding sequence ATGTCAAATATAGAAGAATTTAAAAAATTGTATAATTTTGAATTTGAAAAAATAAAGGCTAAGGATTATAAAGAGATAGAAAAGAAATACCTTACCTCATATAAAGAAGGAAAAGAAAAAGGTTTTACTCCTGTATTTTTAGTTCTTGATGATGTCTTATTAGAAAAATTTGAAATAGATATGGAAGATGAAGATACTGATAATATAATGGATATAGTGAAATCAAATCTTGAAAAATATAAAAATATAAATGCAGTTGAGTTTTTAAAAAAATTTCAAGAAGAAAATACAGAAGATGTAAAAGAAAATATAGATGACTATTTCACAGAAAAAAACTATAAATTTGATAATAGAGAAAAATATAATTTAGAACTTTCAACTTTATTTGATTTTGACAGAAATTTTAAAGATAATGTTATTTTAGTAAAAGTTCCTACAAAAAATCCTTATGAAGTTTTAGGATATTTTGGAATGGGTGGCTATAATGATTGTCCTCTTCCAGCAGAACAAATAGTAGTTGCTAAGTATTGGTATGAAAAATATGGGGCAGTGCCAGCAGGTATAACTTATGATGAAATAGAATTTTATGTTGAAAAGCCTGTTCAAACTTTGGAAGAAGCTAAAAAGTTAGCAGTAGAACAGTATGCTTTTTGTTATGATATAGTTGACCAATGTTGTGGAACATTTGAAAAATTAGTAGATGGTCTATATAAAAATATACAATGGTATTTTTGGTGGGATTAA
- the recQ gene encoding DNA helicase RecQ: MKSEALKILKEYYGYDNFREGQEKIIDAILEKRNVLGIMTTGAGKSVCYQIPALIFEGLTIVISPLISLMKDQVDSLRLIGIEASYLNSTLTSDEYNKILFRIKKGKIKLLYISPERLENKFFLNFIKTVKVSMVVVDEAHCVSQWGENFRKSYLRIADFVKYISGENQIQTLAFTATATPKIKVDIIEKLNIVNPFIYVDYFNRDNIYFKVVDNSGLDKDLDIDSKPFIIDYLRKHKGKSGIIYCSTRKNVDDIYNYLKSFDRSVTKYHGGMSKEEREKNQKLFLDDDVEIMVATNAFGMGINKSNIRYVIHANITADLESYYQEAGRAGRDGGPAEAILIYNEKDRDIQRYLMEKEAEGKKDKNYLNKRLRNFNKMLEYVELKTCYREYILKYFGEKMIRNYCGYCENCKKEKNIKDFSLEAKKIISGVGRAKESLGISTLANMLMGKADTKMLNKGLDKISTFGIMKENKQEWIESFINYMISEKYLVQSAGSFPVLKLGEKYKDILNGNIKVIRKEDEKMDFDYYENDLFKELNSLRKEISKQENIAPYIIFSDMTLIEMAEKKPRNRWDMLKIKGIGNQKFKSYGERFLERINNYCMEERL; this comes from the coding sequence GTGAAATCAGAAGCACTCAAAATTTTAAAAGAATATTATGGTTATGACAATTTTAGAGAAGGGCAAGAAAAAATAATAGATGCTATCTTAGAAAAAAGGAATGTTTTGGGAATAATGACAACAGGGGCAGGAAAATCTGTTTGTTATCAAATACCAGCTCTAATCTTTGAAGGTTTGACAATAGTAATTTCACCTTTAATATCTTTAATGAAAGACCAAGTGGATAGCCTAAGATTAATTGGAATAGAGGCAAGTTATTTAAATTCAACCTTGACAAGTGATGAATATAATAAAATCCTTTTTAGGATAAAAAAAGGAAAGATTAAATTATTGTATATTTCACCAGAAAGATTGGAAAATAAATTTTTCTTAAACTTTATAAAAACTGTAAAAGTTTCTATGGTGGTAGTTGATGAAGCACACTGTGTATCTCAATGGGGAGAAAATTTTAGAAAGAGTTATTTAAGAATAGCAGATTTTGTAAAATATATAAGTGGAGAAAACCAAATTCAAACTTTGGCTTTTACTGCTACTGCAACCCCTAAAATTAAAGTAGATATAATAGAAAAATTGAATATAGTAAATCCATTTATTTATGTAGATTACTTCAACAGAGATAATATTTATTTCAAAGTAGTTGATAATAGTGGACTTGATAAGGATTTAGATATAGATTCTAAGCCTTTTATAATAGACTATTTAAGAAAACATAAAGGAAAATCTGGAATAATTTATTGTTCAACTAGAAAAAATGTAGATGATATTTATAATTATTTAAAAAGTTTTGATAGGAGTGTTACAAAATATCATGGTGGAATGTCTAAGGAAGAAAGAGAAAAAAATCAAAAATTATTCTTAGATGATGATGTTGAAATAATGGTAGCAACCAATGCCTTTGGTATGGGGATAAATAAATCTAACATAAGATATGTAATACATGCAAATATCACAGCTGATTTAGAAAGTTATTATCAAGAAGCAGGTAGAGCTGGAAGAGATGGTGGACCTGCTGAGGCTATCCTTATATACAATGAGAAAGATAGGGATATTCAAAGATATTTAATGGAAAAAGAAGCAGAGGGAAAAAAGGATAAAAATTATCTCAATAAAAGATTAAGAAATTTCAATAAAATGTTGGAATATGTTGAATTGAAAACTTGTTACAGAGAATATATTTTAAAGTATTTTGGTGAAAAAATGATAAGAAATTATTGTGGTTATTGTGAGAACTGCAAAAAAGAAAAGAATATCAAAGATTTTTCATTGGAAGCAAAGAAAATTATTTCAGGTGTAGGAAGAGCAAAAGAAAGTTTAGGAATATCTACATTGGCTAATATGTTAATGGGAAAAGCAGACACTAAAATGTTAAACAAAGGGCTTGACAAAATTTCTACATTTGGGATAATGAAAGAAAATAAACAGGAGTGGATAGAAAGTTTTATTAATTATATGATTTCTGAAAAATATTTAGTACAGAGTGCAGGAAGTTTTCCAGTTTTAAAACTTGGTGAAAAGTATAAAGATATTTTAAATGGAAATATAAAAGTGATAAGAAAAGAAGATGAAAAAATGGACTTTGATTATTATGAAAATGATCTATTTAAAGAATTAAATTCTCTTAGAAAAGAGATTTCAAAGCAAGAAAATATTGCACCTTATATTATTTTTTCTGATATGACTCTTATAGAGATGGCAGAGAAAAAACCAAGAAATAGGTGGGATATGTTAAAAATAAAGGGTATTGGCAATCAAAAATTTAAAAGTTATGGAGAAAGGTTTTTAGAAAGAATTAATAACTATTGTATGGAGGAAAGACTATGA
- a CDS encoding alpha-2-macroglobulin family protein — protein MKKILKLIFILSLLTIAFVACKKDKEKQQADSSQSETNQGYDGYQQVLYVNAAKFNISGDMVVLFSEELDKNQDFKKLVEVEGLDGDITIMPFLNKLIIKGDFKKDNPYNVKVSKDIKGVSGTSLTDDFIKYNLYVGKKDPSLSFADSGNVLPSINNKKINFNSVNISKVKLEVIKVYTNNITQYLKLYSNEYGINEWELKDDLGDVIFTKEYEIDSKEDQIVKNSIDLSNTIDTKGIYYVKLSAIGQDSIDYDIEKYGEPNSFGYDGDVIYARAEKTIILSDIGIVANSNNSKLDLKLLNLNTLNPIPNARLEFISSKNQTLEEGITNSNGEYKSKTNLDNVFYVLVKSGNEFNVLYLAGSKINYSDFDIGGSLDGSDLKLYTYTDKGYYRPGDEINVSLIARSKEKMNDNQPFEYSFTGPDGSTKINNEIVKESKNGFYTFKIKTDMNDLTGAWTLSIKFGGKEITQKVFIESKIANTIAIDADEDKIYSKADIKDKAIDFKFSFKYLSGANVDKGSNINFDYSIVEKGTQSKQYKNYVFSNPSNYMYQFRNFAETTLDDGSGEVNLKLDMPDALQNKNLYLSTIVNVSDTNGRYSTENKVFQIINRENSIGVQKVSQNENEASVKYILLNEKTDSLVAGKKLKYRVYNKEFNWWYDYYNDDERSFKENIETVLLEEGEITSGSSPELLKVNKLGDGTNFIEIEDEETGHSSGVFVYNYHYGDKKHGTIENLNITADKEKYNIGDIAKIKYSGAVGSKALVTIEKDGKIIKEYWKTLTVKDNEETIVIEKDFFPNAYVSISVFQKYVDKQNDRPLRLYGSVPLMVEDKSRILTLQVDTKTEVLPGGDLKIKLSNKENKKMYYEVFLVDEGVLRMNDYIKPDPYKFFYEKRAKLVQSYDNFSNIIERYSDKVANRLKTGGGDAEEDALANPMITKEAAYKKEDMQLFGDAQRFANLTIFRGVAESDENGNATVDVKLPNFFGRMRLFVVAVSDESYGSAEKSISVKAPVIVETSAPRVLKVGDKFTVPITLFPIEKAIGNSEITLTYNGKTYNKKVNVKDGKSEKVLFELEAPKQVGTTKIDIDFKSSKYSYKDTINLNVDTNYPYQYSEKSIVLEPNQEFTLSAAEYKDFINGSVKSKLVLSSYQKLGIEKLIKSLLDYPYICLEQISSKGMAMLYIDNLTTDPIEKNDAKNEINTIIGKLNNNYQLRNGAFAYWPGSQEEGISTVYAIRFLIEAKEKGYYVPETMFEKAKSYLNSIAMRTDVPKIEVLYLLAAIGDPNVSEMNIVFDRYYKNISVVEKWRLLAAYSKIGEKDFARKEADKLPRKAERKDGSYYADDNAEILKYYTVIYGTADAELYNSVLAMAKSDAWLTTYEKANIVQALAGDGKVSPEKKNLSFKLIVDGKEQNLELKDGEYTFRNLGIKENTKKIVIKNTSSSKLYVNSFYKGKPVKYDEKDESKNITITRKFVDMAGKEIDVKSLKAGTRFKMILTSKLANADSPDISLLQILPSGWEFDNTQANIQSAGGDMIPVPVSDAEEADNEEYGDSSSSNNVNYVDIKDDRVAYFYPLYSGEDKIIEINLIAVTPGTYRLPGTKVESMYNNNYRAYLKGFEVKVKE, from the coding sequence ATGAAAAAAATTCTAAAACTGATATTTATTTTATCTTTATTAACAATAGCTTTTGTAGCTTGTAAAAAGGATAAGGAGAAACAACAAGCTGATTCCAGCCAATCAGAAACAAATCAAGGATATGATGGTTATCAACAAGTGCTTTATGTAAATGCAGCAAAATTTAATATATCAGGAGATATGGTAGTTTTATTTTCAGAAGAACTAGATAAAAATCAAGACTTTAAGAAATTGGTTGAAGTTGAAGGTTTGGATGGAGATATAACTATTATGCCTTTTTTGAATAAACTTATTATAAAAGGTGATTTTAAAAAAGATAATCCATATAATGTAAAAGTTAGTAAAGATATAAAGGGAGTTTCTGGAACTTCTTTAACAGATGATTTTATTAAATATAATTTATATGTAGGTAAAAAAGACCCAAGCTTATCATTTGCTGATTCTGGAAATGTTTTGCCAAGTATAAATAATAAGAAAATTAATTTTAATTCTGTAAATATTTCAAAAGTTAAACTTGAAGTAATAAAAGTTTATACAAATAATATAACTCAATATTTAAAACTATATTCTAATGAATATGGAATTAATGAATGGGAACTTAAAGATGATTTAGGAGATGTAATCTTTACAAAAGAATATGAAATAGATAGCAAAGAAGATCAAATTGTAAAAAATAGTATAGATTTGAGTAATACAATAGATACTAAGGGAATTTATTATGTAAAATTATCTGCAATAGGACAAGATAGTATAGATTATGATATAGAAAAATATGGTGAACCTAATAGCTTTGGTTATGATGGTGATGTAATCTATGCAAGAGCAGAAAAAACAATAATACTTTCAGATATAGGTATAGTTGCTAATTCAAATAATTCAAAGTTGGATTTAAAGTTATTAAATCTTAATACTCTAAATCCAATTCCTAATGCAAGATTGGAATTTATAAGTTCTAAGAATCAAACTCTTGAAGAAGGAATAACTAACTCAAATGGAGAATATAAATCTAAAACTAATTTAGATAATGTTTTTTATGTACTTGTAAAATCTGGAAATGAATTTAATGTTTTATATTTAGCAGGAAGTAAAATAAATTACTCTGATTTTGATATTGGAGGTTCATTAGATGGTTCTGATTTAAAACTTTATACTTATACAGATAAAGGATATTACAGACCTGGTGATGAAATAAATGTATCTTTAATTGCTAGAAGTAAAGAAAAGATGAATGATAATCAACCTTTTGAATATTCATTTACAGGACCAGATGGTTCAACTAAGATAAATAATGAAATAGTTAAGGAATCTAAAAATGGTTTCTATACTTTTAAAATTAAAACTGATATGAATGATTTAACAGGAGCTTGGACTTTATCTATTAAGTTTGGTGGAAAAGAAATAACTCAAAAAGTATTTATTGAATCTAAAATTGCAAATACAATAGCTATTGATGCAGATGAAGATAAAATTTATTCTAAGGCAGATATTAAAGATAAGGCAATAGATTTTAAATTCTCATTTAAGTACCTAAGTGGAGCAAATGTAGATAAAGGAAGTAATATAAACTTTGATTATAGTATTGTAGAAAAAGGGACTCAATCTAAGCAATATAAAAATTATGTTTTTAGTAATCCATCTAATTATATGTACCAATTTAGAAATTTTGCTGAAACAACATTAGATGATGGTTCAGGAGAAGTTAATTTAAAATTGGATATGCCAGATGCATTACAAAATAAAAATCTTTATTTAAGTACAATAGTAAATGTATCTGATACAAATGGAAGATATAGTACAGAAAATAAGGTATTTCAAATAATAAATAGAGAAAATTCAATTGGAGTACAAAAAGTAAGTCAAAATGAAAATGAAGCTAGTGTAAAATATATTTTATTAAATGAAAAAACTGATAGTTTAGTTGCAGGAAAGAAATTAAAATATAGAGTATATAACAAAGAATTTAACTGGTGGTATGATTATTATAATGATGATGAAAGATCATTTAAAGAAAATATAGAAACTGTTCTTTTGGAAGAAGGAGAAATTACTTCTGGTTCTTCACCTGAACTTTTAAAAGTTAATAAATTAGGTGATGGTACAAACTTTATTGAAATAGAAGATGAGGAAACAGGACATAGTTCAGGAGTATTTGTCTATAATTATCACTATGGAGATAAAAAACATGGAACTATTGAAAATCTAAATATCACTGCTGATAAAGAAAAATACAATATTGGAGATATTGCAAAGATTAAATATAGTGGAGCAGTTGGTTCAAAAGCATTAGTAACTATTGAAAAAGATGGTAAGATTATAAAAGAATATTGGAAGACTTTAACTGTAAAAGACAATGAAGAAACTATTGTAATTGAAAAAGATTTCTTCCCTAATGCTTATGTAAGTATATCAGTTTTCCAAAAATATGTAGATAAACAAAATGATAGACCATTAAGACTTTATGGTTCAGTTCCATTGATGGTTGAAGATAAGAGCAGAATATTGACTTTACAAGTTGATACTAAAACAGAAGTTTTACCAGGTGGAGATTTAAAAATAAAATTATCTAACAAAGAAAATAAAAAGATGTATTATGAAGTATTCCTTGTAGATGAAGGAGTACTAAGAATGAATGATTATATAAAACCAGACCCTTATAAATTCTTTTATGAAAAAAGAGCTAAGTTAGTTCAAAGTTATGATAACTTTTCTAATATCATTGAAAGATATTCTGATAAGGTTGCTAATAGATTGAAAACTGGTGGAGGAGATGCTGAGGAAGATGCCTTAGCTAACCCTATGATCACAAAAGAAGCAGCTTATAAAAAAGAAGATATGCAGTTATTTGGAGATGCACAAAGATTTGCTAATTTAACTATATTTAGAGGTGTTGCAGAAAGTGATGAAAATGGTAATGCAACAGTTGATGTAAAATTACCTAACTTTTTTGGAAGAATGAGACTATTTGTTGTAGCAGTTTCAGATGAAAGTTATGGAAGTGCTGAAAAATCAATTTCAGTAAAAGCACCTGTAATAGTTGAAACTTCTGCACCAAGAGTTTTAAAAGTCGGAGATAAATTTACTGTTCCTATAACTTTATTCCCTATTGAAAAAGCTATTGGAAATTCAGAAATTACTTTAACTTATAATGGAAAAACTTATAATAAGAAAGTTAATGTAAAAGATGGTAAGAGTGAAAAAGTTTTATTTGAACTTGAAGCACCAAAACAAGTTGGAACAACTAAAATAGATATTGATTTTAAATCTAGTAAATATAGCTATAAAGATACTATTAACTTAAATGTTGATACAAATTATCCTTATCAATATAGTGAAAAATCAATAGTATTAGAACCTAACCAAGAATTTACATTATCTGCAGCAGAATATAAAGATTTTATAAATGGAAGTGTAAAATCTAAGTTAGTACTTTCTAGTTATCAAAAATTAGGAATTGAAAAATTAATAAAATCATTGTTAGATTATCCTTATATTTGCTTAGAACAAATATCATCAAAAGGTATGGCAATGTTATATATTGATAATTTAACAACTGACCCAATAGAAAAAAATGATGCTAAGAATGAAATTAATACTATAATTGGAAAACTAAATAATAATTATCAATTAAGAAATGGAGCATTTGCATATTGGCCAGGTTCACAAGAAGAAGGAATATCAACTGTATATGCAATTAGATTCTTAATAGAAGCAAAAGAAAAAGGTTACTATGTTCCAGAAACTATGTTTGAAAAAGCTAAGTCTTATCTAAATTCAATAGCTATGAGAACAGATGTACCTAAAATAGAAGTTCTATATCTATTGGCAGCAATAGGTGACCCTAATGTTTCTGAAATGAATATAGTTTTTGATAGATATTATAAAAATATATCTGTTGTTGAAAAATGGAGACTACTTGCTGCATATAGTAAGATAGGTGAAAAGGATTTTGCTAGAAAAGAAGCTGACAAACTTCCTAGAAAAGCAGAAAGAAAAGATGGAAGTTATTATGCAGATGATAATGCTGAAATCTTAAAATATTATACAGTTATTTATGGTACAGCAGATGCAGAGCTTTATAATTCTGTTCTTGCTATGGCTAAAAGTGATGCTTGGTTGACTACTTATGAAAAAGCTAATATAGTTCAAGCATTGGCAGGAGATGGAAAAGTAAGTCCTGAAAAGAAAAATCTATCTTTCAAACTTATAGTTGATGGAAAAGAACAAAACTTAGAGCTTAAAGATGGAGAATATACATTTAGAAATTTAGGTATAAAAGAAAATACTAAGAAAATAGTTATAAAAAATACTTCATCTAGTAAATTATATGTAAATTCTTTCTATAAAGGAAAACCTGTAAAATATGATGAAAAAGATGAAAGTAAAAATATTACTATAACAAGAAAATTTGTTGATATGGCTGGAAAAGAAATAGATGTTAAGAGCTTAAAAGCTGGAACTAGATTTAAGATGATATTAACTTCTAAATTAGCTAATGCAGATTCACCAGATATCTCATTATTACAAATTTTACCAAGTGGTTGGGAATTTGATAATACACAAGCTAATATTCAAAGTGCAGGTGGAGATATGATACCAGTTCCTGTATCTGATGCAGAAGAAGCTGATAATGAAGAATATGGAGATAGTTCATCATCTAATAATGTTAATTATGTAGATATTAAAGATGATAGAGTTGCTTACTTCTATCCATTGTATTCAGGAGAAGATAAAATAATTGAAATTAATTTAATTGCTGTAACTCCTGGAACATATAGATTACCTGGAACAAAAGTTGAGTCTATGTATAATAATAATTACAGAGCATATCTAAAAGGTTTTGAAGTTAAGGTTAAAGAATAA